A section of the bacterium SCSIO 12696 genome encodes:
- the scpB gene encoding SMC-Scp complex subunit ScpB, producing the protein MDITRLKNIIEGALLAAARPLDVQHIEQLFEEDACPSRDDIRAALEEVAVDCAGRGFELKKVSSGYRFQVRQELAQWVNRLWEEKPQKYSRAMLETLSLIAYRQPITRGDIEEIRGVSVSSHIMKTLQEREWVRVVGHRDVPGRPSLYATTKQFLDYFNLASLEELPTLGDIRDLEEIDPELSLDIDEPQPAGGEDPENADQANLDETNTDENTIDEINVDETHASQPDGLSVEPVDEPSLQAPDTPDGDDEEKHGDA; encoded by the coding sequence ATGGATATTACTCGACTGAAAAATATTATTGAAGGTGCCTTATTGGCCGCCGCACGGCCGCTGGATGTGCAACATATCGAGCAGCTCTTTGAAGAAGACGCTTGCCCCAGTCGTGACGATATCCGCGCGGCTTTGGAGGAAGTGGCTGTGGACTGCGCCGGGCGTGGTTTTGAGCTGAAAAAAGTCTCCAGTGGCTATCGTTTTCAGGTGCGTCAGGAATTGGCTCAATGGGTCAATCGTCTTTGGGAAGAAAAGCCACAGAAATACTCCCGCGCCATGCTGGAAACCTTGTCTTTGATTGCTTATCGGCAGCCGATTACTCGTGGTGATATTGAAGAAATTCGCGGTGTTTCGGTGAGCTCTCATATTATGAAAACCCTGCAAGAACGGGAGTGGGTGCGGGTTGTTGGTCACCGGGATGTGCCTGGCAGGCCGTCACTGTATGCCACCACCAAACAGTTTCTCGATTATTTTAACCTCGCCAGTCTGGAGGAGTTGCCGACCTTGGGTGATATCCGCGATTTGGAGGAGATCGACCCTGAGTTGAGCCTTGATATTGACGAGCCCCAGCCAGCGGGCGGTGAAGACCCAGAAAATGCGGATCAGGCCAATCTGGATGAGACTAATACAGATGAGAACACTATCGATGAAATAAATGTCGATGAGACTCATGCAAGTCAGCCCGACGGGTTGAGTGTCGAACCCGTGGATGAGCCTTCACTTCAGGCACCGGACACCCCAGATGGCGACGATGAGGAGAAGCACGGCGATGCCTGA
- a CDS encoding pseudouridine synthase produces the protein MPEVNGSATVVTEKLQKVLAASGFGSRRAMEQWIADGRVVVNGQVAKLGDRVSVDDAIQVDGKTLNRNQDNSRTRVLLYNKPSGEICTRNDPEGRTTVFERLPKLQGERWVSVGRLDINTSGLLLFTNNGELANKLMHPSSNIDREYLVRVHGQVPEDSLKKLAEGVLLDDGVAKFTDIVPGEVNGANRWFTVALMEGRNREVRRLWESQGVEVNRLKRVRFGPIFFPSFLREGQWIDLEPRDIKALCQQAGIDNVRVAMPSPEERKKRQRQEERLRAKGRRRH, from the coding sequence ATGCCTGAAGTTAATGGTAGCGCCACAGTCGTCACAGAAAAGCTGCAAAAAGTGCTGGCGGCCAGTGGTTTTGGATCTCGCCGAGCCATGGAGCAGTGGATTGCTGATGGCCGTGTTGTGGTGAATGGCCAAGTGGCCAAGCTAGGTGATCGTGTATCCGTTGATGACGCGATTCAGGTTGACGGTAAAACCTTGAACCGTAACCAAGATAACAGTCGCACTCGTGTGTTGCTGTACAACAAACCAAGCGGGGAAATTTGCACTCGCAATGATCCCGAGGGTCGAACCACGGTTTTTGAGCGCTTACCCAAACTTCAGGGGGAGCGCTGGGTCTCCGTCGGCCGTTTGGATATCAACACCAGCGGTCTGCTGTTGTTTACCAATAATGGTGAGTTGGCCAATAAACTGATGCACCCCAGCAGCAATATTGATCGGGAATATCTGGTCAGAGTGCATGGCCAAGTCCCCGAAGACAGCCTTAAAAAATTGGCCGAAGGGGTGCTGCTGGATGACGGTGTGGCCAAATTTACCGATATCGTTCCCGGCGAAGTTAACGGGGCAAATCGCTGGTTTACGGTTGCCCTGATGGAGGGCCGAAACCGTGAAGTACGCCGTCTTTGGGAATCTCAAGGTGTTGAAGTGAATCGCCTCAAGCGAGTTCGTTTCGGCCCTATCTTTTTCCCATCGTTTTTGCGCGAAGGGCAGTGGATTGATTTGGAGCCCAGAGACATTAAAGCGCTTTGCCAGCAAGCTGGCATTGACAATGTACGCGTTGCCATGCCTTCTCCAGAGGAACGCAAGAAGCGCCAGCGCCAGGAAGAGCGTTTGCGCGCCAAAGGGCGTCGCCGCCATTAA
- a CDS encoding TonB-dependent receptor, protein MCVSRGFYRKSLAVCIAAIATSSIAAEDQKDRRAGVLEEIVSTAQKRPESLQSVPISVNTVSGEKLANTSITNLEKLTAYVPNFSMNQTGIGSTITIRGISSGINQGFEQSVGQYVDGVYYGRAAVSRAPFLDVERLEVLRGPQGTLFGKNSIGGAISINSARPTEEFEGSISALYEPGDNEQELRFVASGALSDTVRARLALMDRSTDGFVRNTLLDRDEKGEDEQVFRLGVEWDINDNLSLYFKAERTEFDVEGRNIELFDPVALPGGVDYLTVLTAPPALGGFGQSIDGDLDRVRDSNGDNSSDTVDSYVVELDYQVGEHELTFTSGWFEYDHSELCDCDFTGASLFQAFGDESFEQFSQEIRLTSPASETFEYITGIYYQDSELNFNDRLFIPTDSLLIPALGALLGPAAPFLPGASSSRTFNQDAEVLAVFFQGTWGLTETLSLTAGGRYTSEDKQASRRQFHSDAAGTDFGAANPALNGIFGFVAIEAYDTINGDRDENSFTPQLTLEWQANEDSLFYASWTRGFKSGGFDVRSNGNPDPAVVNAVQVIPVPGSTPVVRDIVGSFEFEEEEATNFELGTKLTLLEGAAELNGSIFFTDYEDLQVSQFDGTLGFNVTNAAEATIRGFELEGRLQATDGLVLSSSLSYLDFEYDSFDDSQCFFGQQVTDPGSVTNPALGLCSVAGSPREYTPEWRATFVADHTTTVLDNYQLRTTVDVLFVDEYLFNPTLDPRNVQDAYTEVNARIGFGPSDGKWEVSLLGRNLTDEEVINFGGDAPLASLFTQGSGNAYYGFINRDRSVAIQATVKF, encoded by the coding sequence ATGTGTGTTAGTCGAGGGTTCTATCGCAAATCATTAGCTGTTTGTATCGCCGCAATTGCCACCAGTAGCATTGCAGCAGAGGACCAAAAAGATCGTCGGGCAGGCGTGTTGGAAGAGATCGTCTCTACCGCCCAAAAAAGGCCTGAAAGCCTGCAAAGTGTTCCCATCTCCGTAAACACAGTAAGTGGTGAAAAGCTGGCCAATACCAGCATTACCAACTTGGAAAAGCTCACGGCCTATGTGCCAAATTTCAGTATGAACCAAACCGGCATTGGCTCTACCATTACCATTCGCGGTATCAGTTCTGGTATCAACCAGGGCTTTGAGCAATCCGTTGGTCAGTACGTAGATGGCGTTTACTACGGCCGCGCTGCCGTGAGTCGTGCGCCTTTCCTGGATGTGGAACGTCTGGAAGTATTGCGCGGCCCTCAGGGCACGCTGTTTGGTAAAAACAGCATCGGCGGTGCCATCAGCATCAACTCCGCCCGTCCCACGGAGGAGTTTGAAGGTTCCATCTCCGCACTCTACGAGCCCGGCGACAACGAACAGGAATTACGCTTTGTGGCCTCCGGCGCTCTGTCCGATACCGTGCGCGCTCGCCTGGCATTGATGGACCGCAGCACCGACGGCTTTGTGCGCAATACATTGCTGGACAGAGATGAAAAAGGCGAAGACGAGCAAGTATTCCGCCTGGGCGTGGAGTGGGACATCAACGACAACCTGTCTCTGTACTTCAAAGCCGAGCGCACCGAGTTTGATGTGGAAGGCCGCAATATTGAATTGTTTGATCCTGTAGCTCTGCCTGGGGGGGTCGATTACCTAACGGTACTAACCGCTCCCCCAGCACTTGGTGGTTTTGGGCAGTCAATTGATGGTGATCTGGACAGAGTACGTGACTCTAATGGCGACAACAGCAGCGATACTGTAGACAGCTATGTGGTGGAGCTGGATTACCAGGTGGGTGAACACGAACTTACCTTTACCAGCGGTTGGTTTGAATACGACCACTCCGAGCTGTGCGACTGTGACTTTACTGGCGCTTCTCTGTTTCAGGCATTCGGCGACGAAAGCTTCGAACAATTCAGCCAGGAAATTCGCCTCACCTCACCGGCCAGTGAAACCTTTGAATACATCACTGGCATTTACTACCAAGACAGTGAACTGAATTTTAATGACCGTTTGTTTATTCCCACAGACAGTTTGTTGATTCCGGCGTTGGGTGCTCTTCTTGGGCCAGCTGCACCATTTTTACCAGGGGCATCCAGCTCGCGTACCTTTAATCAAGATGCAGAAGTATTAGCAGTCTTCTTCCAGGGTACTTGGGGATTGACGGAAACCTTGAGCCTAACTGCTGGTGGGCGTTACACAAGCGAAGATAAGCAAGCCTCCCGCCGCCAATTCCACTCCGATGCGGCTGGTACTGACTTCGGTGCGGCTAACCCCGCATTAAATGGCATTTTTGGCTTTGTTGCTATCGAGGCTTACGACACTATTAATGGTGATCGCGATGAAAATTCATTTACACCTCAGTTAACTCTTGAATGGCAAGCCAATGAAGACTCACTTTTTTATGCAAGCTGGACCAGAGGGTTTAAATCTGGCGGTTTTGATGTGCGCTCCAATGGTAACCCAGACCCAGCGGTTGTAAATGCAGTACAGGTAATTCCTGTTCCGGGTTCTACGCCAGTTGTTCGTGATATCGTAGGTAGCTTCGAGTTTGAAGAAGAAGAAGCCACCAATTTTGAGTTGGGCACCAAGCTCACTTTGCTGGAAGGCGCGGCGGAGCTGAATGGTTCGATTTTCTTTACCGACTACGAAGACCTGCAAGTGTCTCAGTTCGACGGTACTCTGGGCTTTAACGTCACCAACGCAGCAGAAGCGACGATTCGTGGGTTTGAACTGGAAGGGCGTCTGCAAGCAACCGACGGCTTGGTGCTGAGCAGCTCTCTGTCCTATCTGGACTTTGAGTACGACAGCTTTGACGACAGCCAGTGCTTCTTTGGCCAACAGGTAACTGACCCAGGCTCCGTGACGAATCCAGCTCTCGGTCTGTGTAGTGTTGCTGGTTCTCCCCGTGAGTACACCCCGGAATGGCGCGCAACCTTTGTGGCGGATCACACCACCACCGTACTGGATAATTACCAACTGCGAACTACTGTGGATGTACTGTTCGTAGATGAGTATTTGTTCAACCCCACCTTGGATCCGCGCAATGTGCAAGACGCCTACACCGAAGTGAATGCCCGAATTGGCTTCGGTCCCAGCGATGGCAAGTGGGAAGTGTCGTTATTGGGGCGTAACCTCACGGATGAGGAAGTGATTAACTTTGGCGGTGATGCCCCTTTGGCAAGTCTGTTTACTCAGGGTAGTGGTAACGCCTACTACGGCTTTATCAACCGTGATCGCAGTGTGGCGATTCAGGCAACGGTTAAGTTTTAA